The genomic interval agaaactgattaattaaaataaaataaaaattgttgttcaaatatcatacaataataaaactggttttatacaaacgaaaaaatatataataatatcataaaaattgagcaaccccattacagaatagttaaaacatgtgaaaccagtttcgacatgtgaaaccagttttgacgttataaaaaatcataacaaaatacaaatgttaataataaagttaattgaaaccagtttcatcagacaatcaaataaaaacatacacacacacaaatatacaaaaaaaaaatactaatcacaaatataatcaaaacaacacataatgcctaccaataatttaataacaaaatataagtgtaagtttccaacctagaaacaaaataataaaaaagtaacttgaaaaaaaattctaataacataatgaaattattttttttattcttttaatgaaattaatagtttcttttaatgttgatgaaattgatttttaaagtttatattatctttagattataattttttatattgttttttcttcaggatgatgttgatgaaactggtttttttttttttttaaattgcttttaatgaaataattagttcttaacaaaaaaataaagaaaaaaaatagtagtttaaataaaaaaaaaacaagtttaatttctgtaaaaaaaaaataatatctatagttgagatcattttttatttattttagtattttatttttttaaaaaagaaaaaataaataaaaagaaacacaaattttaagttttttatggcattactcaagactttttcccatatttgtaagttttttttaaaaaatgccatatttagtgcaattaagtttttatgccatatatatcaaaacttatctttattttcccatatttttgtaaatagcccctATTTCTATTGGGAGATGTAAAAGTTTAGCTATATTTTGTACAAAAAGTAGTTTTGTGATATCTTTACATCAACTTTTACTATTGTGCTTCAATACATAATTGTAAATCTTGATACAAAATTTAATATGCTATTTAATGTTgacttaataatttattaaaaaatataaaataataataataatacaaagttaaatataaaatttaataataaaataataataatgtaagtCATTTAATGCAAAAGAGTATGTTAACtaaaattgaataataaaatattaaaaatgacatAATAGTAAATGTTTAAGCATAACATTTATTGTGATACAAATTTTACATCATGCTATGTTGTATTTGGATCACTTTTAATTATGTGAGATTTTTGTATCATAATTTAGCACACCATTAGAATAGATAGAACAGACTTTTAACAAAGTGAACAGACTTTTAACAAAGTGAActatattttgcatttttatCTCTTATTTGGATATCCATTAGAAATGCTGCAAGAGCTCTTCTATTATTATTTGAAGAGAAATGTTGAAGGGCACTAGTGGTGCCTAACACATTCCTTTGTGTTAATATtgctattggtccaactaagtatcgagtcctatataatttaatataatagcttttagagagtatcgctagctaatcgcaacgcgacatgtcgcaaaggtgctaggcaccactggtgcctaataacAATGCTGTTATTTGAATTTcggatttctttttcttttaaattttggaGATTTAGAGTTTTGAATTTTCCTTGTTGTTTATTAGTAAAGGCTTCTGAATGGATTGGGGGTAACGTAACATGTTTCAATGGCAGTGTTAAAAGTAAGGAAGATTAAAGGGCAAGCTTTGTTTGTAGCTAGATAACTTATCACCCTGAACTTTCCATATtaatgattgaattgaattgaattgaattgaattgaattacACACTTATCCAAATATTGCTGCTTTAACAAcctatcattaattaaatagcaGATTTTGTTGTTTGATTTGGGGATGAGGAACTGGTTTAGTATGAAATAACTGCTCCACATTTTCTCAGAGCAAAAGACTTCAACCATGGCTTCTGCTAGCCAGATAGCTCAGCAAAAGTCTTCTCCAACTGCACCACAttttttcaagattattttTGATGAAACTCTTGGCCACACCAAGTTAGTAAGTGTGCTATGTACTCGTACTCTCTCTGCTTCAACAGTACATATTTTTCATCTGTGATTTTTGTATGCACTTCAACTATGATTTCTGGTATCTTTACCTAAGTTTGAGGATGGAATATATTATCTTTGTTTTCATTCTCTCTACATTCGAGTTCTCAACTCTGTTCTTTTTGCACCAAGTTTGTCTAAAATGTCTACATTCATAAAATCTAGCTTGAAACTATTGTCTATGTATCAAATATACAAGGATGACATGTTCTAGCGAGTCTATTGATGATATGtagatttataatttattaagttCATAGACTCTGCAACATGAAGTTTGTAAAGCTTTACCATGATATTTATTGTTTGCAACCATAGACTTTATCAAATTTCCAGAACTGAAGATGACTTTTGATTTTTGTAGTGTAGTCTTGGCCTGCACTCATGTAGTTATGTTTCTCTAACATGAACTCTTCACTTCAGTGGTAGCTTATTTtccattttattttgattttcccTTGTGCAGCAAATTCCTAAGACATTTTGGATGAAATACTGTGGTTCCTTGTCGAGTCAAGTAATTCTTAATCTTCCATGTGGATCAAGATGGGAGATAGGATTGACAAAAAGCAGTGATGGAAAAGTATGGTTAGAAAAAGGTTGGAATAAATTTGCACAACATTTCTCTTTAAGCAGAGGAAATCTGTTGGTTTTCAGATATGAAAGGAAAGAGTTCCATGTGATTATATGTGGAATGACTACTGTAGAAATAGATTATCCTTCTACTAAAGTCTTGGATAACATTCCATTGCATCCTAAAACAAGGGTGAAACCTCCATTACCATGTTCTCAGCTCCACAAGAAAATGCAACAAAGTGGTCTCGGTAAAGGTATTTAATCTAAATCTAAACCCCAGAATCCATCTACCACTAGAGATTAATTTTGTGAATTTGTTTATAATAAAAATGGTTTAGTAATATTTTCTGCATTGTCTTTCTTACATGTTCACCTGGAACTAGCAAGCGCATCAATCAAAGTAGAATCAGTTGACACTATAGCTGTTGAAAGAGCCAACGACTATTTTCAGTCTGAATATCCTTTCTTTACTGTTATTATGAAAGCATCATATACAACTGGTCGGCATTATTTCGTAAGTAAATCTTAAGCTCATAATTTCCATGACATAAAATGTCTGTTTAGTTGTTTTTCGCTTGCTTCACTTCAACTAATTCAATCTTCCTTCTTTCTTGTTCTTTTTTGTAAATTCTTGCAGCATATACCATGCTGGTTTGCACAAACATACATTAAGAAGAAAGAATGCGAAGCTAGcctgggtaaataccattttggaccctctgttttacaaaagttaccaattggaccctgtgttttgttaaatgacaaaatggaccctgtattttctaaaatagtacaaataggaccctgaattgattttttgtcaaaataaagtttaattataatccgatctaaaagtgctatgacaaaactgtttacattttttgtatctgttcgtattaagcattgtcttcaagttggttgtattaaaaaaaaagttgtcaaaaattaaactcagggtcctatttttactattttaaaaaatacaaggtccattttgtcatttaacaaaacacagggtccaatctgtaacttttgcaaaacacagggtccaaaatggtatttacccagcTAGCCTTTGGATTTCAGATGATAAATCTTGGCCTGTTCATTACAAAGTTCGATTTTCAAGTGGATCGACAGTAGCTGTACTCATACATGGATGGAAAGCATTTGTGCTGGAAAACAACTTAAA from Cannabis sativa cultivar Pink pepper isolate KNU-18-1 chromosome 4, ASM2916894v1, whole genome shotgun sequence carries:
- the LOC133037154 gene encoding B3 domain-containing protein LOC_Os12g40080-like; translated protein: MKYCGSLSSQVILNLPCGSRWEIGLTKSSDGKVWLEKGWNKFAQHFSLSRGNLLVFRYERKEFHVIICGMTTVEIDYPSTKVLDNIPLHPKTRVKPPLPCSQLHKKMQQSGLGKASASIKVESVDTIAVERANDYFQSEYPFFTVIMKASYTTGRHYFHIPCWFAQTYIKKKECEASLASLWISDDKSWPVHYKVRFSSGSTVAVLIHGWKAFVLENNLKAGSICKFELTNNVNDVSFRVSIVKPDDGAYNYLATKLASTSKQNVKHYTSSTKNDRRNMIPQNIFSEREEKNVAKLSGNQSTCNMPPSSENPSFQVALQSNRSHNLLIPLTFARHYLGIKEAQIMTLWVGEKYWHVKLLAYRSKYEFSAGFAAFARANSLKLGDICVFQLIKRNQTEMKVSIIRRNMKLLLPN